Proteins from one Homalodisca vitripennis isolate AUS2020 chromosome 3, UT_GWSS_2.1, whole genome shotgun sequence genomic window:
- the LOC124358613 gene encoding transmembrane protein 138-like, whose protein sequence is MLVTQIKYSVVLFFQLSLLVADLVINAFGDKIRYNSGLLLLLYIIQDSLQVLSLTVLFISIFQTNVFQAGFVELLYARFRGAVITAMVYLLLTICLQTWALSERWDMPLAYNWPTFMGVLYTLQRAASCLHYYCYKRSVLCLTDPRFYDDNWITQQISESR, encoded by the exons ATGCTAgtgacacaaataaaatatagtgtagttttatttttccaattatcTCTTTTAGTTGCTGATCTAGTAATTAATGCTTTTGGTGATAAAATTAGATACAACAGTGGGTTACTTCTTTTACTATACAT CATCCAGGACAGTCTGCAAGTTCTGTCGTTGACCGTTTTGTTTATCAGTATTTTCCAAACCAATGTCTTTCAG GCAGGGTTTGTGGAGCTGTTGTACGCCCGGTTCCGAGGGGCTGTGATTACCGCAATGGTATATCTACTACTGACGATCTGTCTCCAGACCTGGGCACTGTCCGAACGATGGGACATGCCTCTTGCCTACAACTGGCCGACCTTCATGGGTGTGCTCTACACGCTACAGCGAGCCG CTTCCTGCCTTCACTACTACTGCTACAAAAGATCTGTTCTGTGCCTGACTGATCCGAGGTTCTACGATGACAACTGGATCACCCAGCAGATCAGCGAGAGCAGATGA
- the LOC124356647 gene encoding juvenile hormone acid O-methyltransferase-like: MDNAELYAVYNSMQKKDTQKALAEFMPRFSWSEDEMILDVGCGPGDVTAEVLYPYLPSSARLVGVDINPKMVEYANKKYSSRSINFKQLDFSTKNITEVFHERTFSKLFSFYCLHWIQDQQQTAKNIWSVLQPGGQFLILMSPKNAVFKVYQIMSQMDKWKSYMKDLDDFIPYFYNSADPCEEIKHVLTSQGLDVHVCEERLGTVSFPNRKIHMRSNEAVNPFVKRMNQDTREQFMASFEQVVEENQLFKETISGEILAENHLIVVYGRRPLVETYAEPL; this comes from the exons ATGGACAATGCTGAGTTGTATGCAGTGTATAATTCAATGCAGAAGAAGGATACACAGAAAGCTCTTGCAGAGTTTATGCCCAGATTCTCCTGGTCTGAAGATGAAATGATCCTTGATGTTGGATGTGGACCAGGAGATGTTACTGCAGAAGTACTCTATCCTTATTTGCCATCTTCAGCCAGACTG GTTGGTGTGGATATCAATCCTAAGATGGTGGAGTATGCAAACAAAAAGTATTCATCAAGGAGTATAAACTTTAAACAGTTGGATTTTTCAACGAAGAATATAACTGAAGTCTTTCATGAAAGGACATTTTCTAAACTGTTTTCTTTTTACTGCCTACACTGGATTCAGGATCAACA ACAGACCGCAAAGAACATTTGGAGCGTGTTGCAGCCTGGTggacaatttttaatattgatgtcACCTAAAAACGCAGTGTTCAAAGTGTACCAAATTATGAGTCAAATGGACAAATGGAAATCTTATATGAAG GACTTGGACGACTTTATCCCTTATTTCTACAATTCAGCTGACCCTTGTGAGGAGATCAAACACGTGCTGACAAGTCAGGGGCTGGATGTTCATGTGTGCGAGGAGAGATTAGGCACAGTTTCTTTTCCCAACAGGAAAATACATATGC GATCAAACGAAGCAGTGAACCCCTTTGTCAAAAGAATGAACCAAGACACTCGGGAACAGTTCATGGCAAGTTTCGAACAGGTGGTGGAAGAGAACCAACTCTTCAAGGAAACCATCTCGGGAGAGATACTGGCCGAAAATCATCTAATAGTTGTATATGGAAGGCGCCCGCTCGTGGAAACATATGCTGAACCTTTATAG